A portion of the Acidobacteriota bacterium genome contains these proteins:
- a CDS encoding diguanylate cyclase yields the protein MKTLTTILLTLLLPATIARAQAVDPSDPGQALTQYRIDGWQTEQGLPLNTVQVLHRTRDGYLWVGTGGGLARFDGIRFRTFDLTAVPELPGWPIYGLMEDPDGNLWIGHSEGAMIHRDGLFRPVLGAEVTAGRRVWSFAPAPDGSMWIATENGLVHWKNNAARLYQVSDGLPTERLRALTFDRDGLLWIATSGGGLVSFDGERFELFDESNGFPNNQVRSVIADPEGGVWAGTAGGGLVHLRDGRIRTWTVADGLPTDQLTTVDLDEDGSLWIGTWGEGLARMRNGKFDSISVDGGLAGEQIWSVLADREGSVWVGTWVGGLNRLRDRDFVVLGTPEGLSHDNVRSVTHAPDGAAWATTAGGGANRIHRGTITHIGVEEGLRTNETSCVYADRSGAIWIGSYTDGLARWRDGVIETWGVEDGLPSGDIRSVLEDRNGTIWIGTVEGLARFTGDRFEPIVDENLPVDGVGAILAARDGSLWIGLSGEGLVRYREGVFTTFTREDGLLSNWIMALHEDSDGGIWIGTNGEGLNRYRDGKIAQIEPENGLWDGLIQTILEDDRGRLWMTCNRGFFAVSRAELDAFADGRIERVTPESYGPGNALRSTTFAGTVQPAGAIDAAGNLWLPSFRGLVIVDPDDLPGHEGPPAVRLEEVIVDGERRPLDEKVTLPPGSAPLWIRYTAATLQNAERVNFRYRMDGAPGGWVDAGTSREAFFPALPHGNYTFHVAASFDGQTWQEAATALPIAVRPYFFQTPWFIALLVIGIAAVIAVTIWLWTRHLRLQQTEMERLVAKKTEELRLANDHLERLSFVDPLTGLANRRRFDEKLDEEWRRAARSQTPLALMVADVDLFKDYNDSLGHPEGDRCLVAVAEVLRDRIRRPGDLVARYGGEEFVVLVPGTDLEAATRLAEELRKAVEDRAIAHPNSSVAPVVTISLGVASCVPSQTTESESLFTAADPALYRAKREGRNRVAASSECASEESEHGHPRAIPPKPLAES from the coding sequence ATGAAAACGCTGACGACCATCCTGCTGACCCTCCTGCTTCCTGCGACGATCGCGCGGGCGCAGGCGGTCGATCCGAGCGATCCCGGGCAGGCGCTCACGCAGTACCGGATCGACGGATGGCAGACCGAGCAGGGACTCCCCCTCAACACCGTTCAGGTCCTCCACCGGACTCGCGACGGCTATCTCTGGGTCGGAACCGGCGGCGGACTCGCCCGTTTCGACGGCATTCGTTTCAGAACGTTCGACCTGACCGCGGTCCCGGAGCTTCCGGGCTGGCCGATCTACGGGCTGATGGAAGATCCGGACGGAAATCTCTGGATCGGACATTCCGAAGGCGCCATGATCCATCGCGACGGACTGTTCCGGCCCGTTTTGGGAGCGGAGGTGACGGCGGGGCGGCGGGTCTGGTCGTTCGCTCCCGCTCCGGACGGCTCGATGTGGATCGCGACCGAGAACGGACTCGTCCACTGGAAGAACAACGCGGCGCGGCTCTACCAGGTCAGCGACGGTCTTCCGACCGAGCGGCTCCGCGCCCTCACGTTCGATCGCGACGGCCTCCTCTGGATCGCGACCTCCGGCGGCGGCCTGGTCTCGTTCGACGGTGAGCGCTTCGAGCTCTTCGACGAGTCGAACGGCTTTCCGAACAATCAGGTCCGTTCGGTGATCGCCGATCCTGAAGGCGGCGTCTGGGCAGGTACCGCCGGCGGCGGTCTCGTTCACCTGCGCGACGGACGTATTCGAACGTGGACCGTCGCGGACGGCCTCCCCACCGATCAGCTCACCACAGTCGATCTCGACGAAGACGGTTCGCTCTGGATCGGGACGTGGGGCGAAGGTCTCGCGAGAATGCGCAATGGGAAGTTCGACTCGATCTCGGTCGACGGCGGTCTCGCGGGAGAACAGATCTGGTCGGTGCTCGCCGACCGTGAAGGAAGCGTCTGGGTCGGCACCTGGGTCGGGGGACTCAACCGGCTGCGCGACCGCGACTTCGTCGTCCTCGGAACTCCCGAAGGGCTCTCGCATGACAACGTTCGCTCGGTGACGCATGCCCCGGATGGCGCCGCATGGGCAACCACCGCGGGCGGCGGTGCCAATCGAATCCATCGGGGAACCATCACGCACATCGGAGTCGAGGAGGGGCTGCGGACCAACGAAACTTCCTGCGTTTACGCCGATCGCTCGGGCGCGATCTGGATCGGCAGCTATACCGACGGGCTCGCGCGGTGGCGCGACGGCGTGATCGAGACGTGGGGCGTGGAGGACGGCCTTCCGTCAGGCGACATCCGCTCGGTACTCGAGGACCGCAACGGGACGATCTGGATCGGCACGGTGGAAGGACTCGCCCGATTCACGGGCGACCGCTTCGAGCCGATCGTCGACGAGAACCTACCAGTCGACGGAGTCGGGGCAATCCTCGCGGCTCGTGACGGTTCGCTGTGGATCGGGCTCAGCGGTGAGGGATTGGTCCGCTATCGCGAGGGCGTCTTCACCACGTTCACCCGCGAGGACGGGCTCCTCTCGAACTGGATCATGGCGCTTCACGAGGATTCGGACGGCGGCATCTGGATCGGAACGAACGGCGAGGGACTGAATCGCTACCGCGACGGGAAGATAGCGCAGATCGAGCCGGAGAACGGCTTGTGGGACGGCCTCATCCAGACGATTCTCGAGGACGACCGCGGCCGGCTCTGGATGACCTGCAACCGCGGCTTTTTCGCCGTTTCGCGCGCGGAGCTCGACGCGTTCGCCGATGGCCGCATCGAGCGAGTCACCCCGGAGAGCTACGGGCCCGGCAACGCGCTCCGCAGCACGACCTTCGCCGGAACCGTCCAGCCCGCCGGCGCCATCGACGCCGCGGGCAACCTCTGGCTGCCGAGCTTCCGCGGACTGGTGATCGTCGACCCCGATGATCTCCCCGGTCACGAGGGCCCTCCGGCGGTGCGTCTCGAGGAGGTGATCGTCGACGGCGAGCGCCGGCCCCTCGATGAGAAGGTGACGCTCCCGCCGGGATCCGCCCCCCTCTGGATCCGCTACACCGCGGCGACGCTCCAGAACGCGGAACGCGTCAACTTCCGCTACCGGATGGATGGCGCCCCGGGCGGATGGGTCGACGCCGGCACGAGTCGCGAGGCCTTCTTCCCGGCGCTTCCGCACGGCAACTACACATTTCACGTCGCGGCGTCGTTCGACGGCCAGACGTGGCAGGAGGCGGCGACCGCGCTTCCGATCGCCGTGCGACCGTACTTCTTTCAAACGCCCTGGTTCATCGCGCTGCTGGTGATCGGGATCGCCGCGGTGATCGCCGTCACGATCTGGCTCTGGACGCGGCATCTGCGTCTGCAGCAAACCGAGATGGAGCGGCTCGTCGCGAAGAAAACCGAGGAGCTGCGGCTCGCGAACGATCATCTGGAGCGGCTCTCGTTTGTCGATCCGCTGACCGGACTCGCGAATCGCCGCCGGTTCGACGAGAAGCTCGACGAGGAGTGGCGGCGCGCGGCGCGATCGCAAACGCCGCTGGCGCTGATGGTTGCCGACGTCGATCTCTTCAAGGACTACAACGACTCGCTCGGTCATCCCGAGGGGGACCGGTGTCTCGTGGCGGTGGCCGAGGTGCTCCGGGACCGGATCAGACGGCCGGGGGATCTCGTCGCTCGATATGGTGGCGAGGAGTTCGTCGTGCTCGTGCCGGGTACGGATCTCGAAGCGGCGACGAGGCTCGCGGAAGAGCTTCGCAAAGCCGTCGAGGATCGCGCGATTGCGCATCCCAACTCGAGCGTGGCTCCCGTCGTCACGATCAGCCTAGGTGTCGCGAGCTGCGTTCCTTCGCAGACGACCGAAAGCGAATCGCTCTTCACCGCGGCGGACCCCGCGCTCTACCGCGCCAAGCGGGAAGGTCGCAATCGGGTCGCCGCGTCGTCCGAGTGCGCGTCCGAGGAGAGCGAACACGGACATCCCCGCGCCATCCCGCCCAAGCCCCTCGCTGAATCGTAG